GCCGCCGTCGGCCTCGACGAGATCTGCGCGGACCCGCCGGACGACGCGCCGGTCATTGCCGCCGTGCACGCAGCGTTCACGGACGCGGCCGGATCACCCGTGCGCTGACCAGTCGATGCTCATCGGGCCGCCGGCGCGGCCCCGCTCGGACGCCACGATCTCGGCGACGATGGACAGCGCGATCTCGCCGGGGGTCCTGCTGCCGATATCCAGGCCGCACGGCGAGTGCAGGCGCGCGAGGTGCGCCGGATCGACCCCACGGTCGCGCAGCCGCCCGACCGCCTCGGGAGCGTGGCGCCGGCTGCCGAGCATGCCGACGAAGGCGGCGTCGCTGGACAGCGCGACCTGCAGCACGTCGTCGACCCACGGCGCGTCGTGGTCACTGACGACCATCGCGTCCGACGGTGTGAACACGATCGCACGCACCTGCTCGGCGGGATCGCCGGTCACGACCTCGAGCCCCGGACCTTCGTGGGCGTCGCCATCCCCGGTCAGCAGTCGGACCCGCCGGCCCACGGCGATGGAGACGTCGACGATTGCGCGGCCGACCGGGTTGGCGCCGACGACGGTCACACCCGGCTCAGGCTCGGACACCTCGGCGAACAGCTCGATGGCCCGGTCGCGGCCGTGCCCGGGGAACTCGAGCCGCTCGCGGACCGTGCGCCGGCCGCCGAGCGCGCGGCGCGCCAGCTCGAGCCCGGCCGCGTCGAACTCGGAGCACCCCAGCGTCCCGGCGATCGGCCCCACGGCGTCGACCAGCAGTTTGGCGCCCGCATGAG
This is a stretch of genomic DNA from Euzebyales bacterium. It encodes these proteins:
- a CDS encoding XdhC family protein; translation: MEAIEALAQARRQGRRVALVTVLAVEGDAPSHAGAKLLVDAVGPIAGTLGCSEFDAAGLELARRALGGRRTVRERLEFPGHGRDRAIELFAEVSEPEPGVTVVGANPVGRAIVDVSIAVGRRVRLLTGDGDAHEGPGLEVVTGDPAEQVRAIVFTPSDAMVVSDHDAPWVDDVLQVALSSDAAFVGMLGSRRHAPEAVGRLRDRGVDPAHLARLHSPCGLDIGSRTPGEIALSIVAEIVASERGRAGGPMSIDWSAHG